One window of Nostoc sp. C052 genomic DNA carries:
- a CDS encoding D-alanyl-D-alanine carboxypeptidase family protein: MNKAGFSGKPQNSSNDLGDDIPVAVRDTPDATPKIWLQPRIVLIGGVMGFVLLALISGFLFFVTAPKKTADSQALPVPSAPTTPTPIASNNSSDTVLGHFPYPEAPESELVTISANRGIRMRKAAAQKFEEMVAAARSAGVILVPISGFRSVKDQEQLFFGVGAQRNQTPAERAALSAPPGHSEHHTGYAVDIGDGTVPATNLQTNFDNTKAYQWMQANAARFSFEMSFPKDNIQGVSYEPWHWRFVGDRNSLEMFYKARNLKPAKIP, encoded by the coding sequence TTGAATAAGGCAGGGTTTTCTGGAAAACCGCAAAACTCATCAAATGACCTTGGTGATGATATTCCAGTGGCAGTACGCGATACCCCTGATGCAACACCGAAAATTTGGTTGCAACCCCGAATTGTGCTGATTGGGGGAGTAATGGGATTTGTCTTGCTGGCTTTAATTAGCGGTTTTTTGTTTTTCGTCACTGCACCCAAAAAAACCGCTGATTCTCAAGCTTTACCAGTTCCTTCTGCTCCTACAACTCCAACCCCAATAGCATCTAATAATTCCAGTGATACTGTGTTAGGGCATTTTCCCTACCCAGAAGCGCCTGAGTCAGAACTAGTAACCATCTCCGCAAATAGGGGCATTAGAATGCGAAAAGCTGCTGCCCAAAAATTTGAGGAGATGGTAGCAGCAGCGCGGAGTGCAGGGGTAATTTTAGTACCAATTTCTGGTTTTCGCTCAGTCAAAGATCAGGAGCAGTTGTTTTTTGGCGTCGGTGCCCAACGAAATCAAACGCCAGCAGAACGAGCTGCCCTCAGCGCTCCTCCTGGTCATAGCGAACATCACACAGGTTATGCTGTTGATATTGGAGACGGAACAGTGCCAGCCACTAATCTCCAAACCAACTTTGACAATACCAAGGCTTATCAGTGGATGCAAGCAAATGCCGCACGTTTCAGCTTTGAAATGTCTTTTCCCAAAGATAATATTCAAGGTGTGAGTTATGAGCCTTGGCACTGGCGTTTTGTAGGCGATCGCAATAGTTTAGAAATGTTCTACAAAGCCAGAAATTTGAAACCCGCTAAAATACCTTAA
- a CDS encoding pentapeptide repeat-containing protein: MPEVNSQQPINSTATLVENYAAGKRNFSKAELGNADLQSINLKGSDLSYADLSEANLSSANLRGTDLSFADLGQANLKDADLRGALLMSANLRQASLKGANLEKADYDRNTHFPQDFDPVKAGMQIKSED, translated from the coding sequence ATGCCTGAAGTCAATTCTCAGCAGCCCATCAATAGTACCGCTACTCTTGTGGAGAATTATGCAGCCGGAAAACGAAACTTTAGTAAAGCAGAACTAGGTAATGCTGACTTGCAAAGCATTAACTTGAAAGGATCTGACCTTAGTTATGCTGACTTGAGTGAAGCTAACCTGAGTAGCGCTAATTTGAGGGGAACTGATTTGAGTTTTGCCGATCTGGGTCAAGCGAATTTGAAAGATGCCGATCTTCGGGGAGCATTATTGATGTCAGCGAATCTCCGCCAAGCCTCTCTCAAAGGAGCGAACCTGGAAAAAGCAGACTACGATCGCAACACCCATTTTCCTCAAGATTTCGATCCAGTGAAGGCGGGTATGCAGATTAAATCTGAAGATTGA
- a CDS encoding dynamin family protein — MTNQVASDRFIQDLERVAQVRSEISACLSKLAETINKAELAGDSSSGKLSLERDIEDITVASKNLRQGVFRLLVLGDMKRGKSTFLNALIGENLLPSDVNPCTAVLTVLRYGPEKKVTIHFNDGKSPQQLDFQNFKYKYTIDPAEAKKLEQEKKQAFPDVDYAVVEYPLTLLEKGIEIVDSPGLNDTEARNELSLGYVNNCHAILFVMRASQPCTLGERRYLENYIKGRGLTVFFLVNAWDQVRESLIDPDDVEELKASENRLRQVFHANLAEYCTVEGQNIYDERVFELSSIQALRRRLKNPQADLDGTGFPKFMEALNTFLTRERAIAELRQVRTLARQACNHTREAVARRIPLLDQDVNELKKRIDSVEPEFNKLTGIRDQFQKEIINTRDTQARTISESFRSYVLNLGNTFETDFLRYQPELNLFDFLSSGKREAFNTALQKAFEQYITDKSAAWTLTAEKDINAAFKELSRSASQYGASYSQITDQITEKLTGQDVKVHTTTTNEEDNSPGWAKWAMGLLSLSKGNLAGFALAGAGFDWKNILLNYFTVIGIGGIITAVTGVLLGPIGFALLGLGVGFLQADQARKELVKTAKKELVKHLPQVAHEQSQVVYNAVKECFDSYEREVSKRINDDIVSRKSELDNLVKQKQTREINRETEFKRLKDLQEDVIAQLQKIEAAYSNLLAYYS, encoded by the coding sequence ATGACAAATCAGGTAGCATCTGACAGATTTATCCAAGATTTAGAGCGGGTTGCTCAAGTGCGATCGGAGATTTCTGCATGTTTGAGTAAACTGGCTGAAACAATTAATAAAGCTGAGTTAGCTGGAGATTCTTCATCAGGAAAACTCAGTTTAGAGCGAGATATTGAAGATATTACTGTAGCTAGCAAAAACCTCCGTCAAGGTGTATTTCGCCTTTTAGTTTTGGGCGATATGAAACGGGGTAAAAGCACCTTTCTCAATGCCTTAATTGGTGAAAACTTATTACCGAGTGACGTTAATCCTTGTACCGCAGTATTAACAGTTTTACGCTATGGGCCAGAAAAGAAAGTTACTATTCATTTTAATGATGGTAAAAGTCCACAGCAACTAGATTTTCAGAACTTTAAATATAAATATACCATTGATCCGGCTGAAGCGAAAAAACTAGAGCAGGAGAAAAAACAAGCATTTCCAGATGTAGATTATGCAGTAGTAGAGTATCCCTTAACGCTATTAGAAAAGGGAATCGAAATTGTCGATAGCCCAGGATTGAATGATACAGAAGCGCGAAACGAATTATCTTTAGGTTATGTAAATAACTGCCATGCAATTTTATTCGTGATGAGAGCTTCTCAACCTTGTACCTTGGGTGAGCGTCGCTACCTAGAAAATTATATTAAAGGTCGAGGATTGACGGTTTTCTTTTTAGTTAATGCTTGGGATCAGGTGCGGGAATCATTGATTGATCCTGATGATGTCGAAGAACTCAAAGCATCTGAAAATAGATTACGGCAAGTATTTCACGCGAATTTAGCAGAATATTGTACTGTAGAGGGTCAGAATATTTATGACGAACGCGTGTTTGAGCTTTCGTCAATTCAAGCACTCAGACGACGGTTGAAAAATCCCCAAGCTGATTTAGATGGGACTGGCTTTCCGAAGTTTATGGAAGCCCTTAATACTTTTCTTACCAGAGAACGTGCGATCGCAGAACTCCGTCAAGTCAGAACCTTAGCAAGACAAGCTTGCAATCATACCCGCGAAGCAGTTGCTAGACGTATACCATTACTTGACCAAGATGTAAATGAATTGAAAAAACGGATTGATTCAGTAGAACCAGAGTTTAACAAACTCACAGGTATTCGAGATCAATTCCAAAAAGAAATTATCAATACTAGAGACACTCAAGCAAGAACGATTTCTGAATCTTTCCGCAGCTACGTTTTAAATTTAGGTAATACTTTTGAAACCGATTTCTTACGCTATCAGCCAGAATTAAATCTGTTTGATTTTCTCAGTAGTGGTAAACGAGAAGCATTTAACACCGCACTGCAAAAAGCCTTTGAGCAATATATCACTGACAAATCTGCTGCTTGGACATTAACTGCTGAAAAAGATATTAATGCAGCTTTTAAAGAACTTTCTCGCAGTGCATCACAATATGGCGCATCTTATAGTCAAATCACAGATCAAATAACAGAAAAGCTTACTGGACAAGACGTAAAGGTACATACCACTACTACCAATGAAGAAGATAACTCTCCCGGCTGGGCAAAATGGGCAATGGGATTGTTATCACTCTCTAAGGGAAATCTTGCTGGCTTTGCACTAGCGGGGGCCGGATTTGATTGGAAAAATATCTTGTTAAACTACTTCACTGTAATTGGAATTGGTGGGATAATTACCGCAGTGACAGGGGTTTTACTTGGCCCAATCGGGTTTGCATTACTAGGTTTAGGAGTAGGCTTTTTACAAGCAGATCAAGCACGTAAAGAGTTAGTTAAAACGGCGAAGAAAGAGTTAGTGAAACACCTACCCCAAGTCGCACATGAGCAATCTCAGGTTGTATACAATGCTGTCAAAGAGTGTTTTGACTCTTACGAAAGAGAAGTGAGTAAGCGGATTAACGATGATATTGTATCTCGCAAATCTGAATTAGATAATTTAGTCAAGCAAAAACAAACCCGCGAAATAAATCGTGAGACTGAGTTTAAACGTTTAAAAGATTTACAAGAAGATGTAATAGCTCAGTTGCAAAAAATTGAAGCAGCCTATAGCAACCTATTAGCTTACTATAGCTAA
- a CDS encoding DUF2243 domain-containing protein, which produces MEAKSETFNRRAPLITAGIFLGVGIGGFIDGILLHQILQWHHMLSNIRPLTNKANIDLNIVWDGLFHTVNWVFTVVGLVLLWRAGGRDDVPWSSQTFIGSILIGTGLFDLVEGLIDHQILGIHHVKSGPNQLVWDLGFLAFGALLVVIGWIMIKKESRVISH; this is translated from the coding sequence ATGGAGGCGAAAAGTGAAACCTTCAACCGACGCGCACCACTGATTACTGCTGGAATTTTTCTAGGTGTGGGTATTGGAGGGTTTATTGATGGGATTTTACTGCATCAGATCCTCCAGTGGCATCACATGCTCAGTAACATTCGACCTCTGACCAACAAGGCAAATATAGATTTGAACATAGTGTGGGATGGGTTATTTCATACTGTGAATTGGGTATTTACCGTGGTCGGACTTGTGTTACTATGGCGTGCTGGAGGGCGTGATGATGTTCCTTGGTCATCACAGACTTTTATTGGATCGATACTGATTGGAACAGGGTTATTCGACTTAGTTGAAGGTTTAATTGACCACCAAATTCTCGGTATCCATCACGTGAAATCAGGCCCAAATCAGTTAGTTTGGGATCTAGGATTTCTTGCATTCGGTGCCCTACTTGTTGTTATCGGCTGGATAATGATAAAAAAGGAGTCAAGAGTCATTAGTCATTAG
- a CDS encoding dynamin family protein translates to MQQQYEGYKDLADSLKSASALLNLERKSQLHQDIITICNHLVNPSFRIAVFGPFNHGKSTLLNAMLGNRTLPIDLIPTTGASISVKYGSDVRSRIMLVDGTEIYRSGTEVLQQFAILDGNRQMRKDVASVEVFCPHPFLETGVEFLDLPGTNDRDEQDNLVREQLLGADLVIQLLDARKLMTLGERENLRDWLLDRGIKTVIFVANFLNLLEPDEQKQVQNRLLFVAESFRAELPPGFSNLYRVDALPALRARLKGDVAAANSSGLAAFETALQNIVGILQPNRGSVRLPRVEAIASQIQFSLKAKIDPIAIEIKSFDDKQNTKIEIKQKAADLIYKGFITSVGELRDWLALPKLLTKYQADAAVALAENNFKNWQTNILKKDLTQLQFAVVKWLYQAYDFFQEERPQDLLIRFPSEPQVILPPKPSNTDDLSEPGSIAVGGGIGWFLGGPVGAAVVGSISYLLNKNIQKQDDQLAKESYHQEVAKLCITAVEDYLSNFSSQGLSILDEYEQNVDKVICFEVSQEPLEFTNKRESLQQLQNGFNHLLQELEKVKILSNYQPYKEIPKSNNTKRKYSPQPKRVETSSKKDTGVKQQQENPAKNTETRVKSVSPPPPKASPSPRKEEVEAKFRDWELNEEIARMKAEMHNPKDCRQTSPGSQTGKQQNSTQSDKTPNQPKTQTEKDKITRAYGILGLQTNASLAEVKQAYRTLVKKWHPDLFVNQPQLLKQAQEKMHLVNDAYTILSDK, encoded by the coding sequence ATGCAACAACAGTATGAAGGTTATAAAGATTTAGCCGATTCTCTAAAATCTGCATCTGCATTACTTAATTTAGAACGCAAATCGCAACTGCATCAAGATATAATTACCATCTGCAATCATTTAGTTAACCCTAGCTTTCGGATTGCGGTATTTGGGCCTTTTAATCATGGCAAGTCTACCTTGCTGAATGCCATGCTAGGGAATCGCACCTTACCAATTGATTTAATCCCTACTACAGGCGCATCGATTTCTGTCAAGTATGGCTCTGATGTGCGAAGTCGCATCATGTTGGTAGATGGTACAGAAATCTATCGCAGTGGCACAGAAGTTTTACAGCAATTTGCAATTCTGGATGGTAATAGGCAGATGCGAAAAGATGTAGCATCTGTAGAAGTTTTTTGTCCCCATCCCTTTTTGGAAACAGGTGTAGAATTTCTCGATTTACCGGGAACAAATGATCGAGATGAACAAGATAATTTAGTTAGAGAACAACTTTTAGGTGCAGATTTAGTTATCCAATTATTAGATGCACGTAAGTTAATGACTTTGGGGGAGCGGGAAAACTTACGAGATTGGCTATTAGATCGCGGTATTAAAACAGTTATATTTGTTGCTAATTTTCTGAACTTACTCGAACCCGACGAACAAAAACAAGTCCAAAATCGCCTGCTGTTTGTTGCAGAAAGCTTTCGAGCCGAATTACCTCCAGGTTTTAGTAATTTATATCGTGTTGATGCTTTACCAGCCTTAAGAGCCAGATTAAAAGGCGATGTTGCGGCTGCCAATAGTAGCGGTTTAGCAGCTTTTGAAACAGCTTTGCAAAATATTGTCGGGATTTTGCAACCAAATCGTGGTAGTGTGCGTTTGCCCAGAGTGGAAGCGATCGCTTCTCAAATCCAATTCTCATTAAAAGCTAAAATTGACCCGATTGCTATTGAAATCAAATCTTTTGATGATAAACAAAATACTAAAATTGAAATTAAACAAAAAGCAGCCGACTTAATTTATAAAGGTTTTATTACTAGCGTGGGAGAGTTACGCGATTGGCTAGCATTACCTAAGTTACTCACAAAATATCAAGCTGATGCAGCAGTGGCATTGGCAGAGAATAACTTTAAAAATTGGCAAACAAATATTCTTAAAAAAGACCTGACTCAGTTGCAATTTGCTGTGGTGAAATGGCTTTATCAAGCTTACGACTTTTTTCAAGAAGAACGACCACAAGATTTATTAATTCGCTTTCCTAGTGAACCACAAGTAATACTACCGCCAAAGCCAAGTAATACTGATGATTTGAGTGAACCTGGTTCCATCGCTGTTGGTGGTGGTATTGGTTGGTTTTTAGGCGGCCCAGTGGGTGCTGCTGTCGTTGGGAGTATTTCTTATTTGCTAAACAAGAATATCCAAAAACAAGACGATCAATTAGCAAAGGAATCTTATCATCAGGAAGTTGCTAAACTTTGTATAACTGCGGTTGAAGATTATTTATCTAATTTTAGTAGTCAAGGGTTATCAATTTTAGATGAATATGAACAAAACGTTGATAAAGTAATTTGTTTTGAAGTCAGTCAAGAACCACTAGAATTTACTAATAAGCGGGAAAGTTTGCAGCAATTACAAAACGGTTTTAATCATTTGCTACAAGAGTTAGAAAAGGTAAAAATACTCTCAAATTATCAACCTTATAAAGAAATACCCAAATCCAACAACACTAAGAGAAAATATTCGCCACAGCCAAAGAGAGTTGAAACTTCCTCTAAAAAAGATACTGGTGTTAAGCAACAACAGGAAAATCCCGCTAAGAATACTGAGACAAGGGTAAAATCTGTTTCTCCACCACCGCCAAAAGCTTCTCCCTCTCCACGGAAAGAAGAGGTAGAGGCGAAATTTCGTGATTGGGAACTCAATGAGGAAATAGCGCGAATGAAAGCAGAGATGCATAACCCTAAGGATTGTCGTCAGACATCACCTGGTTCTCAAACTGGCAAACAGCAAAATTCAACTCAAAGCGACAAAACACCCAACCAACCCAAAACCCAGACGGAAAAGGATAAAATCACTCGCGCCTACGGCATTTTAGGATTGCAAACAAATGCTTCTTTGGCTGAGGTAAAGCAGGCTTATCGAACCTTAGTAAAAAAATGGCATCCAGATTTGTTTGTGAATCAGCCGCAACTGCTAAAACAAGCACAAGAGAAAATGCATTTAGTTAATGATGCTTACACAATTTTGAGTGATAAATGA
- a CDS encoding DUF4129 domain-containing protein, which produces MTETFEKTSWNWQLSQFQQQAGEWWEYQFYRFEQALPELPTGWSISPWLAELLKFLFWLVLGLFIAWVCWRLWQEFSPYIYSWLNKTGNLIDFRVKTPSSELSIALLLERSQEFYREGNYREACRCIYLAMLQQLHQKAIAPHKLSRTDGEYLQLLRSSVTPIQPYETLITTHEQLCFGNADILPDNYEQCRQAYREISPE; this is translated from the coding sequence ATGACAGAAACTTTTGAAAAAACTAGCTGGAATTGGCAGTTATCTCAATTCCAACAACAAGCGGGTGAATGGTGGGAATATCAGTTTTACCGCTTTGAGCAAGCTTTGCCAGAATTGCCTACTGGATGGTCGATTAGCCCTTGGCTTGCTGAGTTGCTGAAATTCCTGTTTTGGCTGGTACTGGGCTTATTTATCGCTTGGGTGTGTTGGCGATTATGGCAAGAATTCAGTCCTTATATATATTCTTGGCTCAATAAAACTGGAAATCTTATTGATTTTCGCGTCAAAACTCCCTCTAGTGAGTTATCCATAGCCCTTTTGTTGGAGCGATCGCAAGAATTTTACCGTGAAGGTAACTACCGTGAAGCTTGTCGTTGTATTTATTTAGCAATGTTGCAGCAATTACATCAAAAGGCGATCGCACCTCACAAACTCAGCCGTACAGATGGAGAATATCTGCAATTACTGCGATCATCTGTGACTCCTATACAGCCTTATGAAACTTTAATTACCACTCACGAGCAATTATGTTTTGGTAATGCCGATATTTTGCCAGACAATTATGAGCAGTGCCGGCAAGCTTATCGGGAAATTTCCCCAGAATGA
- the rsmH gene encoding 16S rRNA (cytosine(1402)-N(4))-methyltransferase RsmH, whose translation MNRQLAIEEPIFSHLPVLPQEVIAGLAVSPGGHYLDTTVGGGGHSRLILEAYGDVRVKAIDQDEDALAAARKELAEFGDRIQFIHSNFADYEFPPNTFDGILADLGVSSYHLDQAERGFSFRQAANLDMRMDRGRSLTAADVINNWDEAELADIFFKYGEERLSRRIARRIVERRPLHTTTELAEAIASSVPPKYRYGRIHPATRVFQALRIVVNDELKSLETFLDKAPNALVPGGRIVIISFHSLEDRPVKHGLRNSPLLKILTKKPITAQEEEISRNPRSRSAKLRIAEKLL comes from the coding sequence ATGAATCGTCAGCTAGCTATTGAAGAACCGATATTTTCCCATCTACCAGTGTTACCACAGGAAGTAATTGCAGGTTTAGCGGTATCTCCAGGAGGTCATTATCTTGATACGACGGTAGGCGGTGGTGGTCACAGTCGCCTAATTTTAGAAGCTTATGGAGATGTGCGGGTGAAGGCGATTGACCAAGATGAGGATGCTTTAGCAGCAGCGAGAAAAGAATTAGCTGAGTTTGGCGATCGCATACAATTTATCCATAGCAATTTTGCTGACTACGAATTTCCCCCCAACACTTTCGATGGTATTTTAGCCGATTTGGGAGTGAGTTCTTACCATTTAGACCAAGCAGAAAGGGGTTTCAGCTTTCGCCAAGCTGCAAATTTGGATATGCGAATGGATCGGGGGCGATCGCTAACTGCTGCTGATGTGATTAATAATTGGGATGAAGCCGAATTAGCAGATATTTTCTTTAAGTACGGTGAAGAGAGATTATCGCGGCGGATTGCGAGACGGATTGTCGAACGGCGACCGTTGCACACGACTACAGAATTGGCTGAAGCGATCGCTTCTTCTGTTCCTCCCAAATACCGTTATGGGAGAATTCACCCGGCTACCCGTGTTTTTCAAGCTCTGCGAATTGTCGTCAACGATGAGTTAAAATCCCTAGAAACCTTTTTAGATAAAGCCCCAAATGCCCTTGTCCCTGGCGGTAGAATTGTGATTATCAGTTTTCACAGTTTAGAAGACCGCCCGGTGAAGCATGGTTTAAGAAATTCACCTTTATTAAAAATTTTGACAAAAAAGCCGATTACTGCACAAGAAGAGGAAATTAGTAGGAATCCGCGATCGCGATCGGCCAAACTGAGAATAGCCGAAAAACTGCTGTAA
- a CDS encoding DUF3040 domain-containing protein, with amino-acid sequence MTSESDRQKELEHRERLLREREVELRLREMETDLHTTDAAFHQTVKHQPENSQKPWMQKVILGGKLFALGVVALVAVRIASVLAGFIIVGALGWMSYKLFLESKKPNL; translated from the coding sequence ATGACATCTGAGAGCGATCGCCAAAAAGAACTTGAACACCGGGAACGTTTACTACGAGAACGAGAAGTTGAATTGCGACTCCGGGAAATGGAAACTGATCTCCATACTACTGATGCGGCTTTTCATCAAACTGTGAAGCATCAGCCAGAAAATTCTCAGAAACCTTGGATGCAAAAAGTGATTCTGGGTGGAAAACTGTTTGCTCTTGGTGTGGTAGCACTGGTTGCAGTAAGAATAGCCTCGGTATTGGCTGGGTTTATTATTGTTGGTGCGCTGGGGTGGATGTCTTACAAATTATTTTTGGAATCTAAAAAACCTAATCTTTAA
- a CDS encoding aspartate aminotransferase family protein: MSLQTLVDQATIPPDSGSASSPFEVDSFNEAVMSTYGRFPLALERGAGCRVWDTQGQEYLDFVAGIATCTLGHAHPAMVEAVTRQIQKLHHVSNLYYIPEQGELAKWLVNHSCADRVFFCNSGAEANEAAIKLARKYAHTVLDIEKPIILTANASFHGRTLATITATGQPKYQKYFDPLVPGFHYVNYNDINAVEVAISELDEGDYRVAAILIEPLQGEGGVRPGDVAYFKKLRQICDETGILLIFDEVQVGMGRSGKLWGYEHLGVEPDIFTSAKGLGGGIPIGAMMSKKFCDVFQPGEHASTFGGNPFVCGVALAVCQTLERENILQNVQDRGEQLRDGLRAIAAKYPQHISEVRGWGLINGLELRADIALTAGDVVNAAIKEGLLLVPAGPKVVRFVPPLIVTEAEVNTALQSVDKAIAVLTK, translated from the coding sequence GTGAGCCTACAAACTCTCGTTGACCAAGCCACCATCCCCCCAGATTCAGGGTCAGCATCTAGTCCCTTTGAGGTAGATAGCTTTAATGAAGCTGTCATGTCTACCTATGGTCGGTTTCCCTTAGCCCTAGAACGTGGTGCTGGATGCCGAGTTTGGGATACGCAGGGACAAGAATATCTGGATTTTGTGGCGGGAATTGCCACTTGTACTTTAGGACATGCCCATCCAGCGATGGTAGAAGCGGTGACACGCCAAATCCAGAAGTTGCACCATGTCTCTAATTTGTACTATATTCCTGAGCAAGGTGAATTGGCAAAATGGCTTGTCAATCATTCCTGTGCCGATCGCGTATTTTTCTGCAATTCTGGGGCTGAAGCTAACGAAGCTGCAATTAAATTAGCTCGAAAATATGCCCACACAGTATTAGACATTGAAAAACCAATTATTCTCACCGCCAATGCCAGTTTCCACGGACGGACTTTGGCAACCATTACCGCTACGGGACAACCGAAGTATCAAAAGTACTTTGACCCATTGGTTCCTGGGTTCCACTACGTAAATTACAACGATATTAACGCTGTGGAAGTGGCGATTAGTGAGTTGGATGAAGGCGATTATCGGGTAGCGGCAATTCTAATCGAGCCATTGCAGGGAGAAGGCGGTGTACGTCCAGGAGATGTTGCCTACTTCAAAAAACTCCGGCAGATTTGCGACGAAACTGGCATTTTATTGATTTTTGATGAAGTGCAAGTTGGTATGGGGCGCAGTGGCAAATTATGGGGTTACGAACATCTCGGCGTTGAACCGGATATTTTCACCAGTGCCAAAGGCTTAGGTGGCGGTATCCCTATCGGTGCAATGATGAGCAAGAAATTCTGCGACGTTTTTCAACCAGGGGAACACGCTAGCACCTTTGGCGGAAATCCTTTTGTGTGTGGTGTAGCACTTGCTGTTTGCCAGACATTAGAACGGGAAAATATTTTGCAGAATGTGCAAGATAGAGGTGAGCAGTTGCGAGATGGATTGAGAGCGATCGCAGCCAAATATCCTCAACACATTAGCGAAGTTCGGGGTTGGGGTTTAATCAACGGTTTGGAGTTGCGAGCCGACATTGCCCTAACCGCAGGCGATGTCGTCAACGCTGCCATCAAAGAGGGCCTATTACTAGTACCAGCCGGGCCCAAAGTAGTCCGGTTTGTGCCACCGCTAATTGTCACAGAGGCGGAAGTAAACACTGCCTTGCAATCTGTAGACAAGGCGATCGCGGTTCTCACCAAATAG